The Trueperaceae bacterium sequence TGGTCGGCGCGGGGGGCGTCGCCCACACGCTGACGGTGAGCACCGACGGCGAGGGCATCGTCACCAGCGAGCCGGCCGGCATCGCCTGCTTCGGGCACGACGATTCGGAGAGCGACTGCAGCGAGGAGTACCCCGACGGCACGGTCGTCGGGCTGCGGGCCGAGCCGGCCCAGGGCTTCGTCTCCTGGTCCTGCGACGGCTCGCAGGACGGCAACGTCTGCGTCGTCGTCATGGACCAGGACCGGGGCGTGTTCGCGCAGTTCGTCTCCGTACCCGCCGACTCGACCCCGGCGGCCCCGTCAGAGGCGCTGGCCGCGCCGGCGAACGCGCTGCCGTCGGTCCGGCCGGGACGCCGGTGAGGCGGAGGGGCGCATGAGCAGCGCGGCGCCGCCGTCCGGCGGGGACGGCCACACGTACCGCGGACCGGGCGGGCTGATGGGCGGCGACGGCGAGTGCTTCTACTGCAACGACCCCGAGACGGGTGCCACCTACCTGCCTCCGGGGTGCTGAAGGGCGGATGGGATGAGCAGGCAGAGATGGACCGGCTCGCTGCGGGCGGCGATGGCGTTCGTCCTGGCGGTCTCCGTGACCCTCACCTCGTGCGGGGCCCCGGCCCCGCCACCGCCGCCGCCGGGAGGCGGCTCCGGCCCCCAGTTCGTCATCAGCAGCCCGAGCGACGGCGCGCTCGTGGCCGGGCCGACCTTCTTCGCGGTGCAGGCCCTGGACCCGAGCGCGGTGGCCAGCGTGTCCTTCACCGTCGACGGCACGCCCCTCGAGGCCGACGCGCCGGGCGAGGACGCCTTCAGGGTCTTCTTCGTCCCGGCCGAGCATCCCGCCGGCGACCTGGAGCTCGTGGCGACCGTGAGGGGCAAGGACGGCAGGACCTCGACCCGGACCGTGACCGTCACGAACGTGCCCGACCCCCAGAGCAGCGCGACCGTGGGGGCGCGCGGGGCCGTCCTCGGCACGACCGAGGAGAGCGGCGCCATGAGCACGCTGAGCATCCCGCCCGGCGTGGCGCAGGGCGCGAGCGTGAGCTTCGAGTCGCGGACGAAGGACGAGGTGAAGCAGGAGACGGGCGTGGACTACGACGCGCTGGGCATCACGTTCCTGGGGGCGCAGGAGGTCTCGTCGAGCCAGCCGCTCGACCGCGCCCTGATGGTCAGCTCCGGCGGCTTCGGTCCGATGGTGCAGCCCGGCCAGGCCGTGGTCAACTACGCGATCGCGCCCGACGGCGACGGTGACGGCATCGGCGAGCTGGTCGTCGTCAACACGGCGACCGTCGCGCCCAACGGCGACGTGATCTCCGACCCCGTGCCGCCGGTGCAGGTCGGCGGGGCTACGGTCATGGGCCCCGCGGGGACGCGGTCGATACGCAGGCTGCAGGCCGGGCTGAGCGCGCCGCCGGGCACGCGGATCGAGATCGAGGTATCCGGCTTCAACGCCGCCTCGGTCTTCGCCAACACCGCGACGTTCCGCTCGTCAGTCGACGGCACGGAGGTCGAGCTCCCTGGCCAGGTGACGCTGGCGCCGAACGGGTCGCAGCTCTTCGCGGTGAGGGTCCCGCCCTTGCCGGCAGGCCCGGCGACACTGACGCTGCGCAACGAGAGCACCGGCTCCGAGGTGGGGCCGATCGACGTCGTCGTGCAGGAGCCGGAGCCCTTGGACCGGCCCGCCGACGAGGTCATCGAAGGCTTCCTGTCCTCGGCCGACGCGGCGCTCGGCGACGCGGCCGACTCCGACGTCGAAGAGGTCTCCCGCGCCGCCAGGGACGCGCTGGACAGGCTCGACGCGGTGCGGGGGCTCCTCGACGAGCTGCGGAACGACCCCAGGCCCGAGGTCCGGGCCTACGTCGACGAGGTCTTCACCGACCTCGCGCTGTTCCTGCGCGGCTCGGCGGCGTCGGACCCGGCGCTCCGGCGGGCGTCGCTGATGCCCCAGCAGGTCTGTTACGACCCCGAGGCGGCCAAGTTCCTCAAGGACTTCTCGGCCGACCTGGGCGCCGCGGCCGCGCTGCTCGGCGCCGCGTCCCTGATCTTCAACCCGGCGTCACCGGCGTTGGGATTGGCTGCCGCGGTGGCCGGCGCCGCGGCCGCCGCCCTGTACCTCACCACCAGGGCCGTCGAGACGTTCGTCGACCCCTGCGACGAGCCTTGCCCCAGCTCCGCAGGCATCGGGCCCGCCCAGTCCTGCGAGCCTCCCCCGCCCCCGCCCTGCCCGCCCTCGGCGGGAGGCGGTGGCGGCGGCACGACGGGCATGGGCAGCGCGCCCCCGCCCGGCGGCAACGGCTGCGGCGACGCGCCCACGGGAGGCGGTGGGCCGGGGCTGAGGGGGGCGTTCCCCGCGCAGGTCGCCGGCCAGGTGCCGGGACGCGTGATCGTCAAGGTGTTCTCCGGCGCCTACA is a genomic window containing:
- a CDS encoding pre-peptidase C-terminal domain-containing protein, producing MSRQRWTGSLRAAMAFVLAVSVTLTSCGAPAPPPPPPGGGSGPQFVISSPSDGALVAGPTFFAVQALDPSAVASVSFTVDGTPLEADAPGEDAFRVFFVPAEHPAGDLELVATVRGKDGRTSTRTVTVTNVPDPQSSATVGARGAVLGTTEESGAMSTLSIPPGVAQGASVSFESRTKDEVKQETGVDYDALGITFLGAQEVSSSQPLDRALMVSSGGFGPMVQPGQAVVNYAIAPDGDGDGIGELVVVNTATVAPNGDVISDPVPPVQVGGATVMGPAGTRSIRRLQAGLSAPPGTRIEIEVSGFNAASVFANTATFRSSVDGTEVELPGQVTLAPNGSQLFAVRVPPLPAGPATLTLRNESTGSEVGPIDVVVQEPEPLDRPADEVIEGFLSSADAALGDAADSDVEEVSRAARDALDRLDAVRGLLDELRNDPRPEVRAYVDEVFTDLALFLRGSAASDPALRRASLMPQQVCYDPEAAKFLKDFSADLGAAAALLGAASLIFNPASPALGLAAAVAGAAAAALYLTTRAVETFVDPCDEPCPSSAGIGPAQSCEPPPPPPCPPSAGGGGGGTTGMGSAPPPGGNGCGDAPTGGGGPGLRGAFPAQVAGQVPGRVIVKVFSGAYSSPFTGRTDAAGYFFVPFIPAGQPFTAVATDTVMGETRTFEGVGPGTGESTYMFFDFTGEGGGAGPDLPRLEYDGYVAGTLDGVELYAFDGAAGDRLNVVLLGESLTGPAHVRVYDPSGDLVKGSVASQTVAETDLFTAPADGVYVVEVSGPTGATGGFRLGLLALGDPVPLEQESNTPAVLEPYDGNRFSFEAAAGDVVNVAFLSEELGVGEAAYVSLFDPDGELVGRGGGSTFGHTGVLRLESSGVYTIEVDGTGASEGAYTLGLAAIAEPTPLTLASPSIAVAGEIDVVGDYDYYSFGGDEGDAVNLVMSHAAGDLTTYVWLRQDTGEDFFDGAIRRSVGTYPTTRTGESGVFRLPATDTYYLEVDSTYHPSYGVESFLGPYDLTVFAPEVVTVDLDSNTAAEIEPYGFDVFAFEAEEGDVVNAALLAEDGFSVSGPGSGVADLTVYDPSGAVVVSRATFDYADTGPTRLVFRDGGTYTIVVDGRTDAAGAYTVGLSLIEPPAPLDLGTLPLDVPGELTVVGERRFYRFDGTQGDVRNFVLDHPSGSLNARLYLRQDDGTAFFNGTVWRQAFTSNTTRTAQTGDYSLPETDAYVLEVLPLYDDFFGLDSVLGVYTVTVEEP